Proteins from one Aspergillus nidulans FGSC A4 chromosome VIII genomic window:
- a CDS encoding tyrosine-protein phosphatase (transcript_id=CADANIAT00001142) has translation MAESSPQSTFLAKRGASIDIDGVFNVRSFGGYPSSLRPNCFTRDSFIYRSGHLKDITSRGTIQIRDLGISMVIDLTNSGETKALFTGTSSLSQCRVLNLPLVKHGFTVQQLADKYKRYLEEGEKAIAEGYLKLLIEGHQVVRDILFLIRDNPDDVFLVHCAMGKDRTGVVFAVLLSLAGVSDDAIADEYSRSELALEAALPKIAAAIKKAIPTVTDVEALKRARVVIQTRKEAMLLMLQLMVERFGGMVQYLKNCCGVSEEDIELIQALLTFTAKDTD, from the exons ATGGCTGAATCATCACCGCAGAGCACTTTTCTTGCTAAAAGAGGAGCATCTATTGATATAGACGGTGTCTTCAACGTCCGAAGTTTCGGCGGTTATCCCAGCAGTCTCAGGCCCAACTGCTTCACCCGGGATAGCTTCATCTACCGATCCGGCCACCTGAAAGACATCACCTCACGAGGAACTATACAAATCCGCGATCTGGGCATCTCGATGGTGATTGACCTCACCAACTCGGGTGAAACGAAGGCGCTCTTTACGGGCACGTCGAGCCTCAGCCAATGCAGGGTGCTGAACCTTCCTCTAGTGAAGCATGGATTCACAGTCCAGCAACTCGCGGACAAGTATAAGAGGTAtcttgaggagggggagaaA GCTATTGCAGAGGGCTACCTCAAGCTCCTCATTGAAGGACACCAAGTCGTCCGGGACATTCTCTTTTTGATTCGCGACAACCCTGACGATGTATTTCTTGTTCATTGTGCGATGGGTAAAGACCGAACAGGAGTCGTATTCGCGGTCCTTCTCTCCTTAGCCGGGGTCTCAGATGATGCCATAGCAGACGAGTATAGTCGAAGCGAGCTAGCACTGGAAGCAGCGTTGCCTAAGATTGCAGCcgcgatcaagaaggctatCCCGACGGTTACTGACGTGGAGGCGCTGAAGAGAGCGAGGGTTGTTATTCAGACAAG GAAGGAGGCGATGCTGCTTATGCTGCAGTTGATGGTGGAACGGTTTGGTGGGATGGTGCAGTACCTGAAGAACTGCTGTGGTGTTAGTgaagaggatattgagcTCATCCAGGCTTTATTGACTTTTACAGCCAAGGACACCGATTGA